A window of Bacillus sp. DX3.1 genomic DNA:
ATGTTTTCTCCGCCACTAACGACCATATCATCAACGCGGTCTGCAATGTACAAATAACCATCTGTATCTACATAACCTAAATCCCCTGAATGGTACCAGCCTTTATATAATGCTTTTGCTGTCGCCTCTGCATTGTTGTAATATCCTTTCATCAAACAGGAACCCCGCATAATAATTTCTCCGATTTCATACGGTCGTAATATATCATTTGGTTCAGATAGCCCTTCTTCATTTGGACGAACAATACGAATTTCATGATTATAGGCAGCCTTTCCTGCAGAACCTACTTTAGAAAGCTGCTCATTCTCTCGTAAAAAAGTAACTGCCGGTCCCATTTCTGTCATACCATAAGCTTGTACTAATGAAACGTTCAATTTTTCATCACAAGCTTTTACAAGTGCCGGCGCCATTGAAGCTGCCCCATATAAACCGTACCTGAGAGAAGATAAATCATACTGTACTAAATCTTCTTGCAACATCATATTCCACATTGTAGGTGCCGCAAACATAACAGTAACCTTCTCTTTTTCAATCGTTTCAAGCACGTTTTTCGCATCAAAATGGTGCAGAATAATATTCGCTCCACCGCTATGTACCCTTGGAACAAAGCAACAATGCAACTCAGCACAATGAAACATCGGCGCTGTTACAAGACCACGACTATTTTCTGTATAATGTAAATATGCAATCCCCATCAAACTTTGATCAATAATTTCTCGATGACGGTGGAGTACTCCCTTCGGATAACCAGTTGTTCCACTTGTATACATAATGGAACAAATATCATCTTCTTTTACTTCTACTGTTTCAAATTTCGGCAATGCTTTGGATAATTTTTCTTCATAAGAAATAGAAAACGGTGGATGATTTTGGTCAATGTACCAGAACTGAATATGAGGAAATTGTTTATGAATACTTTGTACTTGAGAGGATAATTGCTGTTCAAAAAGTACGATTTTTGGAGAAACATCTTCTAATATATAAATGAGTTCTTGTGGTTTTAGCCTAAAATTAATTGGGTTAAATATGGCTCCAATTTTTGCACAAGCGAAACATGTAGTTGCTAGTTCACTACTATTAAAAAGAAATGTCGAGACGCGGTCACCTTTTTGTATACCACTTTTTTGAAGTGCATGAGCTAGCTTGTCCACCTGTTCATTCCATTCTGTATACGTCCAGCGAATCTTTTTTTCCGGTTCGACAATCGCTTCTTTATCTGGATAATTTCCAGTAGTCAATTCAAGCAACTTTCCAATTGTCATATACAATATGCTTCCCCCTTCCAAATAAAACGCTTATATTATCGCATTGTGGAACACATAATAATGCAGTAACTCAGGGATATTATAACAATTTTCAGAATATTTTAAAGGTGATTCTTTCGACAAATAGTTACAATTACGTATTTGGCAGTTGAAAGGAAATATAAAGTGAAACTTTAATCAGTGGGGGTCTCCCCCCACTTCACACTTCGATCTTTCTTACACTTCACTTGGTACATCCGCTTCTTTTCGCTCTACCTTCTCTACCATAGTTCCTTCCTCGTCCCATTTCACAGCCCGGTAATAAGCATCATGGTAAAATGTAAACCATGCCTTTTGCTCCGTGCCATACTTTATCCATTTTTGCTTATGTTCAATTGATGTCATTGGATAATCATCGTACGCCATAACCCACAGTACATTTTGATGGGCATGCGTTGGTAAAAGATCCGCTAAATGTAGCAACGTTTCTTCCTTACTTTGAACAACAATAACAGCATGTCCATCGCTGTGACCACCTGTATGTACCATTTTTACTTCATCCGTCACATGAATCTCCTCTGAGAAAGTAACGACTTGCTGCACAATTGGCTCCCAATTTTCCTTCCAATATGTATTTCGCGAACGAATATTAGGATCTCTCATTTCATTCCATTCCGTTTGTGACACATATATTTTTGCATTTGGAAATGTTGGAACAAGCTTATCATCTTCCCATTTTGTTAAGCCTGATGCATGATCAAAATGAAGATGCGTCATTAGCACATAATCAATATCTTCATTTTTCAGGCCAAGCTTGCTAAGTGACTGTTCAACCGATGATTCTTCTGTCACTCCTTGATTTCGCTTCATCTTCCCATTCATTTTATTGTTTCCTATGCCTGAATCAATCAGCATATTTCCATCTTTCGTTTGTAATAACAATGGATCTGTTCGTAAACAAATATGATTTGTATCATTATGTTTATATTTGCGTGACCAAAGCACTTTCGGTACAACGCCGAACATCGCTCCTCCATCTAAATGCGTATTTCCTCCGCTTAACCATGTCACTTGTATTTCTCCCACTTGTAAACGTTCCATTTTCCACTCCCCTTTTTCCTTTAATACTAACATAAAATTCAGAAAAAAAAGTTTTTATACATTATAAAAACCTGCGCATCACTGCACAGGTTCCGTACGATACTTCGCTTCTACGCGATAAATACGATTTCCTTTACTAGAAAACTTCTCTTCGTATTCTGTCATAATATTACCTTCAAAATCGCTCTTATGGAGATCTAAGCTAAGGAATGTTAATAACATGCCATACTCGGCCATGCTCATAAGTGAGTATTCGAATAACGCTTGGTTATCCGTTTTAAAATGAATC
This region includes:
- a CDS encoding fatty acid--CoA ligase, translating into MYMTIGKLLELTTGNYPDKEAIVEPEKKIRWTYTEWNEQVDKLAHALQKSGIQKGDRVSTFLFNSSELATTCFACAKIGAIFNPINFRLKPQELIYILEDVSPKIVLFEQQLSSQVQSIHKQFPHIQFWYIDQNHPPFSISYEEKLSKALPKFETVEVKEDDICSIMYTSGTTGYPKGVLHRHREIIDQSLMGIAYLHYTENSRGLVTAPMFHCAELHCCFVPRVHSGGANIILHHFDAKNVLETIEKEKVTVMFAAPTMWNMMLQEDLVQYDLSSLRYGLYGAASMAPALVKACDEKLNVSLVQAYGMTEMGPAVTFLRENEQLSKVGSAGKAAYNHEIRIVRPNEEGLSEPNDILRPYEIGEIIMRGSCLMKGYYNNAEATAKALYKGWYHSGDLGYVDTDGYLYIADRVDDMVVSGGENIYPREIEDFLYTHESILDVAVLGEKDELWGERVLAYIVSKDQSLTEEVLDEYCKTSDKLADYKRPRRYVFVEQLPRNASGKIQKFILRSQGAEAKAKGRI
- a CDS encoding MBL fold metallo-hydrolase, translating into MERLQVGEIQVTWLSGGNTHLDGGAMFGVVPKVLWSRKYKHNDTNHICLRTDPLLLQTKDGNMLIDSGIGNNKMNGKMKRNQGVTEESSVEQSLSKLGLKNEDIDYVLMTHLHFDHASGLTKWEDDKLVPTFPNAKIYVSQTEWNEMRDPNIRSRNTYWKENWEPIVQQVVTFSEEIHVTDEVKMVHTGGHSDGHAVIVVQSKEETLLHLADLLPTHAHQNVLWVMAYDDYPMTSIEHKQKWIKYGTEQKAWFTFYHDAYYRAVKWDEEGTMVEKVERKEADVPSEV